A single region of the Winslowiella toletana genome encodes:
- a CDS encoding peptidase domain-containing ABC transporter — protein sequence MDNIIPKLVYQAETNECALACISMLAETQGISAPLEVLRERFPTSSHGTALSTLCDILSELAIPAYPVAFDFDELAELPLPAILHYGASHYVLLAYRQGSYVCVMNPAIGEQLLPIAALKSEISGYAVVLDQEAPRTAQPAEKQPRTRRFRALECMSLKQTAAIPGIYKLMLLAFLVSLTLFIMPVMVSSAINNVFSSGGKTEFPYFYYLLAFVVSTLLAFIVRSVTERFIKRFVVMQSVSGFARLLNNTLSFFEKRSPGEIYSRFSNWQMAAAQKIELDNGLRVDWVVGVIALAVMCYISPLLAGISAIGVTLMGLVSVWAIFRDRYYTQQVQVKSAEQSDFLLETIQGFATLKSAGLNSQRQAAFAGYALSLFDCRQKQKVYEQVKSSLYQLIGSLEMVFFMLLALPLLKDNRISLGEFFAYSFVRQIFTAYITQIFFSVLQKNQLHVIDTRAADLFPQVREEAAGDLLLPVRFSQELIYRELQFAYDPGKPVLDHVSMTVRHGETLAIVGESGAGKSTLLKVITGLIEPQGGEILVDGQSVSSRQVQKLFFLQSQEDILFNTSVLQNITLFDREHDAQKQLRIDKSLRGLNLTEVIDRLPGKQNALIRESHPALSLGQRQRLMLARAMYSDCPVMVLDEPTANLDEETAQQVMQTLISHCHEYGKILITVTHSETALALFDRICVMRNGRVAATTSTVISTITPQGEPA from the coding sequence ATGGATAATATTATTCCTAAGCTGGTTTATCAGGCAGAAACGAATGAGTGCGCGCTGGCCTGTATTTCTATGCTGGCGGAGACTCAGGGCATCAGCGCACCGCTTGAAGTGTTACGTGAACGTTTCCCGACATCGTCCCACGGCACCGCGCTGTCGACCCTGTGCGACATCTTATCTGAGCTGGCGATCCCGGCGTATCCGGTAGCGTTTGATTTCGATGAGCTGGCAGAACTGCCTTTACCGGCCATTTTGCACTACGGTGCCAGTCACTATGTCCTGCTGGCCTATCGTCAGGGAAGCTATGTCTGCGTGATGAATCCGGCGATTGGCGAACAGCTTCTGCCGATTGCCGCGCTCAAATCTGAAATCAGCGGTTACGCGGTAGTGCTCGATCAGGAGGCGCCGCGCACTGCGCAGCCGGCAGAAAAACAACCGCGCACGCGTCGTTTCCGTGCGCTCGAATGCATGAGCCTGAAACAAACGGCGGCGATCCCCGGCATTTACAAGCTGATGTTGCTGGCATTTCTGGTATCACTGACCTTGTTCATCATGCCGGTGATGGTCAGCTCGGCAATCAACAACGTTTTCTCTTCCGGCGGCAAAACCGAATTCCCATATTTCTATTACCTGCTGGCCTTCGTTGTCTCGACGTTGCTGGCGTTTATTGTGCGCAGCGTGACCGAGCGGTTTATCAAACGTTTTGTCGTGATGCAGAGCGTCAGCGGTTTTGCCCGGTTGCTGAACAACACGCTCTCTTTCTTTGAGAAACGCAGCCCCGGTGAAATCTACAGCCGTTTCTCCAACTGGCAGATGGCGGCGGCGCAAAAAATCGAGCTGGATAACGGCCTGCGTGTGGACTGGGTCGTCGGCGTGATTGCGCTGGCGGTGATGTGCTATATCAGCCCGCTGCTGGCCGGAATTTCCGCCATCGGCGTCACGCTGATGGGGCTGGTCAGCGTCTGGGCGATTTTCCGCGACCGCTATTACACTCAGCAGGTTCAGGTAAAGAGTGCAGAACAAAGCGACTTCCTGCTGGAAACTATTCAGGGTTTCGCCACGCTCAAATCCGCCGGACTGAACAGCCAGCGTCAGGCGGCATTCGCCGGATATGCGCTGTCGCTGTTTGACTGCCGCCAGAAACAGAAAGTGTACGAGCAGGTGAAAAGCAGCCTGTATCAGCTGATTGGCAGCCTCGAGATGGTTTTCTTTATGCTGCTGGCGCTACCGTTGCTGAAAGATAACCGGATTTCACTGGGTGAATTCTTCGCCTACAGCTTTGTCCGTCAGATTTTTACCGCTTACATCACGCAGATTTTCTTCTCAGTGCTGCAAAAGAATCAGCTGCACGTGATTGATACCCGAGCCGCCGATCTGTTCCCGCAGGTCAGAGAAGAGGCCGCCGGTGACTTACTGCTGCCTGTCCGCTTTAGCCAGGAGCTCATCTACCGGGAACTTCAGTTTGCTTACGATCCTGGTAAACCGGTGCTGGATCACGTGTCGATGACGGTGCGTCATGGCGAAACGCTGGCGATTGTCGGTGAGTCGGGCGCGGGGAAAAGTACGTTGCTGAAAGTCATTACCGGACTTATCGAACCTCAGGGCGGAGAAATCCTGGTCGACGGACAGTCGGTCAGCAGCCGTCAGGTACAGAAGCTGTTCTTCCTGCAAAGTCAGGAGGACATCCTGTTCAATACCAGCGTTCTGCAAAACATCACGCTGTTTGATCGTGAACACGACGCGCAAAAACAGCTGCGTATCGATAAGTCGCTGCGCGGGCTGAACCTGACGGAGGTGATCGACCGTCTGCCAGGCAAACAAAACGCGCTGATCCGCGAAAGCCATCCCGCGCTGTCGCTGGGGCAACGTCAGCGTCTGATGCTGGCACGTGCGATGTACAGCGATTGTCCGGTGATGGTGCTGGATGAGCCGACGGCCAATCTCGATGAAGAGACGGCGCAGCAGGTGATGCAAACCCTGATCAGTCATTGCCATGAATACGGAAAAATTCTGATCACCGTAACGCACAGTGAAACCGCGCTGGCCTTATTTGACCGCATCTGTGTGATGAGAAATGGTCGCGTAGCCGCGACAACGAGCACTGTGATTTCCACTATCACCCCGCAAGGAGAACCGGCGTGA
- a CDS encoding ABC transporter yields MKLRAAVAQSNRQCLMNDNKKFDYIWLTQRRQLLIQAVTYGQNRRALRELADCSARLNAVVEPLQRAGQPVILAPLHMVSDVLTTMVGAAAFPGKATVITSRSADEHSAAERQLGGVDLTYCSIHADNKNIAGNLMTSVMEAADNQRNIILFPDITPDFTQFASKDKAEKLSCRMFGRPASLHSGIIRLARMMSAKVIFYHLYYDKGLNIVIHDPVSAKELKEKMPRIIEQSIREHSTDWMLWHSHSLFFINE; encoded by the coding sequence GTGAAATTACGGGCGGCGGTCGCGCAGTCTAACCGTCAGTGTCTGATGAATGACAATAAGAAATTTGATTATATCTGGCTGACCCAGCGGCGACAGCTGCTGATTCAGGCGGTGACCTACGGACAGAACCGCCGTGCATTACGTGAGCTGGCCGACTGCTCGGCCAGGCTCAATGCGGTGGTCGAGCCGCTGCAACGCGCCGGTCAGCCGGTGATCCTCGCGCCATTACACATGGTGTCCGACGTACTCACTACTATGGTCGGTGCTGCGGCGTTTCCGGGTAAAGCGACGGTCATCACCTCGCGCAGCGCGGATGAACATTCCGCAGCGGAACGGCAACTGGGTGGCGTCGATCTGACCTATTGTTCGATACATGCAGATAATAAAAACATTGCCGGGAATTTGATGACGTCGGTCATGGAGGCAGCCGATAACCAGCGGAATATTATTTTATTCCCGGATATCACGCCTGATTTCACGCAGTTCGCCAGTAAAGACAAAGCTGAAAAATTATCCTGCCGGATGTTTGGCCGTCCTGCCAGTTTACACAGCGGTATTATCCGGCTGGCACGAATGATGTCTGCGAAGGTGATTTTTTATCATCTTTATTACGACAAGGGGTTGAATATCGTTATTCATGACCCGGTCAGTGCAAAAGAATTAAAAGAAAAAATGCCGCGCATTATTGAACAAAGTATTCGTGAACACTCAACCGACTGGATGCTGTGGCATTCACATTCGTTATTTTTTATTAATGAATGA
- a CDS encoding DsbA family protein, whose amino-acid sequence MKKRILPILAYTVFVAVISALITTAWIHYLVRNQASDDGQQVLTSLSADKLAKSPITDGEDIIEIFSYGCHYCAINEKNVEALEKRMPAGKKLVRLHLSLDNQAGLARFAPVFATLQVMGIEEAHRESAYDAVMKNHIDLGDAAKRDAWLAENKIDVDEYHKVSQSAEVKDLLDYMTRVSQYYDINATPTFIVAKKWVAIQDRDFPSFSDKLLSILKNDQAPEK is encoded by the coding sequence ATGAAAAAAAGAATTCTGCCCATTCTGGCGTATACTGTTTTTGTCGCGGTTATTTCAGCGCTGATTACGACAGCCTGGATCCATTACCTTGTGCGCAACCAAGCCAGCGATGACGGACAACAGGTTCTGACGTCGTTGTCGGCGGATAAATTAGCCAAAAGTCCAATTACGGATGGTGAAGATATTATTGAAATCTTCTCATACGGTTGTCATTACTGTGCAATAAACGAAAAGAATGTTGAGGCGCTGGAAAAACGTATGCCAGCGGGTAAAAAACTGGTTCGCCTGCACTTAAGCCTGGATAATCAGGCCGGACTGGCGCGTTTTGCACCGGTATTTGCCACATTGCAGGTAATGGGTATTGAAGAAGCCCATCGTGAAAGCGCCTATGACGCGGTCATGAAAAATCACATCGATTTAGGTGATGCGGCAAAACGAGATGCGTGGCTGGCAGAAAATAAGATTGATGTCGATGAATACCATAAAGTCAGTCAGTCGGCAGAAGTCAAAGATCTGCTGGATTATATGACCCGCGTTTCGCAATATTACGACATTAATGCGACCCCGACCTTTATTGTGGCCAAAAAATGGGTAGCGATTCAGGACCGTGATTTTCCGTCATTCTCTGACAAATTACTCTCTATTTTAAAGAATGATCAAGCGCCGGAGAAATAA
- a CDS encoding DUF4762 family protein has product MKKINMNEASAIVGGTTTCVNSFELNLVGDATVCNAVKTCTDKNGVVTKTFTAAAIINCGNVG; this is encoded by the coding sequence ATGAAAAAGATCAACATGAATGAAGCAAGCGCAATTGTTGGCGGCACCACTACTTGCGTAAACAGCTTTGAATTAAACCTGGTGGGTGATGCAACTGTTTGTAACGCAGTGAAAACCTGTACTGATAAAAATGGCGTTGTGACTAAAACGTTCACCGCTGCAGCAATCATCAACTGCGGTAACGTAGGCTGA
- the fdhD gene encoding formate dehydrogenase accessory sulfurtransferase FdhD — MINPQQLAGISSVQVWKKEDLQHAQPDWLADEVPVALVYNGISHVVMMASPKDLEAFAIGFSLSEGIIAAPQDIYGIDVVDSCNGIEVQVELSSRRFMALKAQRRAMAGRTGCGVCGVEQLAEIGKPIQPLPFTQTFDLQYLDLALRQLRQFQPLGEYTGCTHAAAWITPDGQLMGGYEDVGRHVALDKLLGYRSQQQWTQGAALVSSRASYEMVQKSAMCGVEILFAVSAATRLAVEVAQRSNLTLIGFSKPGRATVYTHPQRLI, encoded by the coding sequence GTGATTAATCCGCAGCAGCTTGCCGGAATAAGCTCGGTTCAGGTATGGAAAAAAGAGGATTTGCAGCATGCGCAGCCAGACTGGCTGGCCGATGAAGTACCGGTTGCACTGGTCTACAACGGCATTTCGCATGTGGTGATGATGGCCTCGCCAAAAGATCTTGAAGCCTTTGCCATTGGTTTTTCATTGTCAGAAGGGATTATCGCTGCGCCGCAGGATATCTATGGCATCGATGTGGTCGACTCCTGTAACGGAATCGAAGTACAGGTCGAGCTTTCAAGCCGCCGTTTTATGGCGCTGAAGGCCCAGCGTCGAGCAATGGCCGGACGCACCGGCTGCGGCGTATGTGGCGTTGAGCAACTGGCTGAGATCGGCAAGCCAATTCAACCGCTGCCTTTTACCCAGACTTTTGATTTGCAGTATCTTGACCTGGCATTACGCCAACTGCGTCAATTCCAGCCGCTTGGCGAATATACCGGCTGTACCCATGCCGCCGCGTGGATTACGCCTGATGGTCAGCTGATGGGCGGCTATGAAGATGTCGGGCGTCATGTGGCGCTGGATAAGCTGCTCGGTTATCGCAGCCAGCAACAGTGGACACAGGGAGCAGCGTTAGTTTCCAGCCGCGCCAGTTATGAAATGGTGCAGAAATCAGCGATGTGCGGCGTCGAAATTCTGTTTGCGGTTTCCGCGGCCACCCGGCTGGCGGTTGAAGTGGCGCAGCGCAGTAATCTGACGTTAATCGGCTTCAGTAAACCCGGGCGCGCAACGGTGTATACCCACCCGCAGCGACTGATTTAG
- the sodA gene encoding superoxide dismutase [Mn], with amino-acid sequence MSYSLPSLPYAYDALEPHFDKQTMEIHHTKHHQTYVNNANAALEGTEFADLPVDELITKLDQVPADKKTVLRNNAGGHSNHSFFWKGLKTGTTLQGDLKAAIEKDFGSVDAFKAEFEKAAATRFGSGWAWLVKKGDKLAVVSTANQDSPLMGEAISGVSGFPIVGLDVWEHAYYLKYQNKRPDYIKAFWEVVNWDEAAARFASAK; translated from the coding sequence ATGAGCTATTCACTGCCATCCCTGCCTTACGCATACGACGCACTGGAACCGCATTTCGACAAGCAGACGATGGAAATCCATCACACCAAACACCACCAGACCTACGTTAACAACGCTAACGCTGCGCTGGAAGGTACCGAATTCGCTGACTTGCCAGTCGATGAACTGATCACCAAACTGGATCAGGTTCCGGCTGACAAGAAAACCGTGCTGCGTAACAACGCAGGTGGTCACTCAAACCACAGCTTCTTCTGGAAAGGCCTGAAAACCGGCACCACTCTGCAGGGTGACCTGAAAGCGGCAATCGAAAAAGATTTCGGTAGCGTTGATGCCTTCAAAGCAGAATTCGAGAAAGCTGCTGCTACCCGCTTCGGTTCTGGCTGGGCGTGGCTGGTTAAGAAGGGCGACAAACTGGCAGTTGTTTCAACGGCTAACCAGGATAGCCCACTGATGGGTGAAGCCATTTCTGGCGTTTCCGGCTTCCCGATTGTTGGCCTGGACGTGTGGGAACACGCTTACTACCTGAAATATCAGAACAAGCGTCCTGACTACATCAAAGCATTCTGGGAAGTGGTTAACTGGGACGAAGCCGCAGCGCGTTTCGCTTCAGCTAAATAA
- a CDS encoding sugar ABC transporter ATP-binding protein has product MTLLNRLEMHNISIAFGGFAALTAVDFTLQGGSIHALTGANGAGKSTLMAVLSGAYNHYHGDILLDGQPVAINSPRDAKQLGIHLVQQEVDVALVPTLSVAENIMLDRLAEGGQLYRWGQIRRQARELLAQLEVQIDVSRRIDQCSLAEKQQILLARALSHHCRFLILDEPTAPLDQHESEQLFSVVRRLQRNGIGVVFISHRIHELKAICDQLTVLRDGRLIETGSMQNLSGEQIVEKMLGHQLDDIYPPRRADLQGKILLSIEGLHDDKLLQDISLSLRKGEILGIAGLAGAGKTELCKALFGASRSRVRRGELHGKAWKPSSPHASVEKGLALVPEERRKEGIFIDEPVSMNLSVSADNSFSRFSFFSHGSARRWAENIIIRLGIRTTGPQQTLRRLSGGNQQKVAIGKWLRNNADVLIFDEPTKGVDVKAKTDLFVLIDRLAREGKGVIYASGEFAELVGLCDRICVLWDGRIVAEMDARNVDEETLLLYSTGGTPA; this is encoded by the coding sequence ATGACCCTGTTAAATCGCCTTGAAATGCACAACATTTCCATCGCTTTTGGCGGTTTCGCAGCGCTGACCGCAGTGGATTTCACCCTGCAAGGGGGATCGATCCATGCGCTGACGGGTGCTAATGGTGCGGGAAAATCGACCCTGATGGCGGTGCTGTCGGGGGCATACAACCATTATCACGGCGATATTTTGCTGGATGGCCAACCGGTAGCCATCAACTCGCCGCGCGATGCGAAACAGCTGGGTATTCATCTGGTGCAGCAGGAAGTGGATGTGGCGCTGGTGCCGACGCTCAGCGTGGCGGAAAACATCATGCTGGACCGGCTGGCGGAAGGCGGGCAGCTGTATCGCTGGGGTCAGATTCGCCGGCAGGCCCGCGAACTGCTGGCGCAGCTGGAGGTGCAGATTGATGTCAGTCGTCGTATCGACCAGTGTTCACTGGCAGAAAAACAGCAAATCTTGCTGGCGCGGGCGTTATCTCACCACTGCCGCTTTCTGATCCTCGATGAACCGACTGCGCCGCTCGATCAGCATGAAAGCGAGCAGTTGTTTAGCGTGGTGCGCCGCTTGCAGCGCAACGGGATTGGCGTGGTGTTTATTTCCCACCGTATTCATGAGCTGAAAGCAATTTGTGACCAGCTCACGGTACTGCGCGATGGCCGTCTGATTGAAACCGGATCGATGCAAAATCTGAGTGGCGAACAGATCGTTGAAAAAATGCTCGGCCACCAGTTGGATGATATCTATCCGCCGCGCCGTGCCGATCTTCAGGGGAAAATCCTGCTGAGTATTGAAGGCCTGCACGACGATAAGCTGCTGCAGGATATCTCGCTGTCTTTGCGCAAAGGCGAAATCCTCGGCATTGCCGGCCTGGCCGGCGCGGGCAAAACTGAGCTGTGCAAAGCGCTGTTTGGCGCCAGCCGCAGTCGGGTGCGCCGCGGTGAACTGCACGGTAAGGCGTGGAAACCCTCTTCACCGCATGCCTCGGTTGAAAAAGGGCTGGCGCTGGTGCCGGAAGAGCGGCGCAAAGAGGGCATTTTTATTGATGAGCCGGTCAGCATGAACCTCAGCGTCAGTGCGGATAACAGTTTCTCCCGTTTCAGCTTCTTTTCCCATGGGTCGGCGCGCCGCTGGGCTGAGAACATCATTATCCGGCTTGGTATTCGTACTACCGGGCCGCAGCAGACGCTGCGCCGTTTGTCCGGCGGTAATCAGCAAAAAGTGGCGATCGGCAAATGGTTGCGTAATAACGCCGACGTGCTGATTTTTGATGAGCCAACAAAAGGCGTTGATGTTAAAGCAAAAACTGATTTATTTGTGCTGATCGACAGGCTGGCGCGCGAAGGGAAGGGGGTCATTTATGCTTCCGGAGAATTTGCCGAGCTGGTTGGCCTGTGCGATCGCATATGCGTGCTATGGGATGGCCGGATAGTCGCCGAAATGGATGCGCGTAACGTCGACGAAGAGACGCTTTTACTTTATTCCACCGGAGGAACGCCTGCGTGA
- a CDS encoding ABC transporter permease, translating to MSSKDISLKGSPLWRHQFFEFLYKWGMLLTVVALITGFGMASDSFLDPNNIINILRSIAIVTVIAIGVSVSLTIGGFDLSVGSTASLANSLVISLFVWYGFGSTQAIVVTLLLCTLVGLFNAFMIVVLKIPDMLATLASLFVVQGVAMTYSFGGSITENMVLPGGDMAEGTIPAGFSLLGQVPTIVIIMLAVTVVAQLLLSLTKHGRRMYAIGGNPEAARLSGIRTTRYRVAAYVIASLLAGLGGILLASRIGSSQVNAGGGYLMDAVAAAWIGLSLAGSGKPNALGTLLGAVILGVLQNGLVMLSVPYYAMDIIKGLVLAVALAITYIQRR from the coding sequence GTGAGCAGCAAAGACATTTCCCTGAAGGGGTCGCCATTATGGCGTCACCAGTTTTTTGAATTTCTCTACAAGTGGGGAATGTTACTGACGGTCGTTGCGCTGATTACCGGCTTCGGCATGGCATCGGACAGCTTCCTCGATCCCAATAACATCATCAATATTTTACGCTCCATCGCCATCGTGACGGTGATTGCCATCGGCGTGTCGGTGTCGCTGACCATCGGCGGTTTCGATCTGTCGGTAGGTTCCACGGCGTCACTGGCTAACTCACTGGTGATCTCGCTGTTCGTCTGGTACGGCTTTGGCTCGACGCAGGCGATTGTTGTGACGCTGCTGCTCTGCACGCTGGTCGGTCTGTTTAACGCCTTTATGATTGTGGTGCTGAAAATTCCCGACATGCTGGCAACGCTGGCCAGTCTGTTTGTGGTGCAGGGCGTGGCGATGACCTACAGTTTTGGCGGCTCGATTACCGAAAATATGGTGCTGCCAGGCGGTGATATGGCGGAAGGCACGATTCCTGCCGGGTTTTCGCTGCTCGGCCAGGTGCCGACCATCGTCATCATTATGCTGGCGGTGACGGTGGTTGCTCAGTTGCTGCTGTCACTGACCAAACATGGGCGGCGGATGTATGCCATTGGTGGAAATCCTGAAGCGGCGCGTCTTTCCGGGATTCGTACCACCCGCTACCGTGTCGCGGCGTATGTGATTGCTTCACTGTTGGCGGGCCTCGGTGGCATTCTGCTGGCATCACGTATCGGCTCCTCTCAGGTGAACGCCGGTGGTGGCTATCTGATGGATGCGGTGGCGGCGGCGTGGATTGGCCTGTCGCTGGCTGGCTCCGGCAAGCCGAATGCGCTGGGAACCCTTCTGGGCGCGGTGATTCTCGGTGTGCTGCAAAATGGGTTGGTGATGCTTTCCGTGCCTTATTACGCGATGGACATTATTAAAGGGTTAGTGCTGGCGGTTGCGCTGGCGATCACTTATATCCAGCGCCGCTAA
- a CDS encoding sugar ABC transporter substrate-binding protein, giving the protein MKKFTISLLALSLLTAVPAFAAQTLAPVPAAIANHDGPVRVAVIRNLGSDDNTTQFVAGAIQQGKKLGFKVSTFLSNGDDARFQDFVNQAISQKYDGIILSHGRDPYSTALVKRIADAGIKVAVFDTPVNSEVPGVTVSQQDDASLANLSISQLAKDFNGKANIVKLWVAGFPAMERRQAEFEKLQKTWPEIKQLESIGAVSSDVQGDTANKVGAILAKYPKGKIDAIWGTWDAFSQGTYKALQENGRTEIKLYSIDISNQDLQLMRQPKSPWVSSVAVDTKLIGAVNMRLIANKIAGEDTPATYEFKAAAIPQSLLNSQQGAVNVATLSNIIPGWGQTDDFIAPWFATLEAKYAKK; this is encoded by the coding sequence ATGAAAAAATTTACCATATCACTGCTGGCTCTGAGCTTGCTGACGGCGGTTCCTGCTTTTGCCGCACAAACCCTGGCACCGGTTCCGGCGGCGATCGCTAATCATGATGGCCCGGTGCGCGTGGCGGTGATCCGTAACCTCGGTTCGGACGATAACACCACGCAGTTTGTTGCCGGAGCAATCCAGCAAGGTAAGAAGCTGGGCTTTAAGGTCAGCACTTTTCTCAGTAACGGCGACGATGCGCGCTTCCAGGATTTCGTCAATCAGGCGATTAGCCAGAAATACGACGGCATTATTCTCTCCCATGGTCGCGATCCGTATTCAACCGCGCTGGTGAAGCGCATTGCCGATGCCGGAATCAAGGTGGCGGTTTTCGACACGCCGGTAAACAGTGAAGTGCCAGGCGTGACGGTTTCTCAGCAGGATGATGCCTCGCTGGCGAATCTCTCGATTAGCCAGCTGGCGAAGGATTTCAACGGTAAGGCGAATATCGTCAAACTGTGGGTTGCGGGCTTCCCGGCAATGGAACGCCGCCAGGCCGAATTTGAAAAATTGCAGAAAACCTGGCCGGAGATTAAACAGCTGGAGTCGATTGGTGCGGTCTCTTCGGACGTGCAGGGTGATACGGCGAACAAAGTTGGCGCAATTCTGGCGAAGTATCCGAAAGGTAAAATTGACGCCATCTGGGGAACCTGGGACGCTTTCAGTCAGGGTACTTATAAAGCGCTGCAGGAGAATGGTCGTACTGAGATCAAACTGTACAGTATTGATATCTCCAACCAGGATTTGCAGCTGATGCGTCAGCCGAAAAGCCCATGGGTCAGCAGCGTGGCGGTGGACACTAAACTGATTGGCGCCGTTAATATGCGTCTGATTGCTAACAAGATTGCTGGTGAAGACACGCCTGCAACCTATGAGTTTAAAGCTGCCGCAATCCCACAATCATTGCTGAACAGCCAGCAGGGTGCGGTCAACGTCGCGACCTTAAGTAACATCATTCCGGGCTGGGGCCAGACGGATGACTTTATCGCCCCGTGGTTTGCCACCCTGGAAGCAAAGTACGCTAAGAAATAA
- a CDS encoding YibL family ribosome-associated protein — MKEQEKAEIKRLSDQLDALNHKEPALLESGDAEKLGELLKEKDKLLAEIERLKGVREQKLSLEAQKLQQLPFSRPITKKEQADMGGLKKAVRGIVVVHPMTALGREMGLKEMTGFAKKAF, encoded by the coding sequence ATGAAAGAGCAGGAAAAAGCAGAAATTAAACGTCTGAGCGATCAGCTTGATGCCCTGAATCACAAAGAGCCAGCGCTGCTGGAATCAGGTGATGCAGAGAAACTCGGCGAACTGCTGAAAGAGAAAGATAAGCTGTTGGCAGAGATCGAACGTCTGAAAGGTGTGCGTGAGCAGAAGCTCAGCCTTGAAGCACAGAAACTGCAGCAGTTACCGTTCAGCCGTCCGATCACCAAGAAAGAGCAGGCTGATATGGGTGGCCTGAAGAAAGCGGTACGCGGCATTGTGGTGGTTCACCCGATGACCGCACTGGGCCGGGAAATGGGCTTGAAAGAGATGACCGGTTTCGCCAAGAAAGCGTTTTAA
- the mtlR gene encoding mannitol operon repressor MtlR codes for MTDMQAIMEEKRAFENRVLERLNAGRSVRSFLIAAVELLAEAVNMLVIQVFRKDDYAVKYAVEPLLLGDGPLGDLSVRLKLIYGLGVINRSEYEDCELLMALREELNDDSTEYRFNDDEILGPFGELHCVTALPPQPHFISEDDELRAMQRQRYLQVVRSTMVLSLTELISRISMKQAFKK; via the coding sequence ATGACAGATATGCAGGCGATAATGGAAGAGAAGCGGGCTTTTGAAAATCGGGTGCTTGAGCGCCTGAATGCCGGTCGTTCGGTGAGAAGCTTTCTGATCGCCGCGGTAGAACTGTTGGCAGAAGCGGTCAACATGCTGGTTATTCAGGTGTTTCGCAAAGACGATTATGCGGTGAAATACGCCGTAGAGCCGCTGTTATTAGGTGATGGCCCGCTGGGCGATCTGTCGGTACGCCTGAAGCTGATTTACGGCCTTGGGGTGATTAACCGCAGCGAATACGAAGATTGCGAACTGTTGATGGCATTGCGTGAAGAGCTGAACGACGATAGCACTGAATATCGCTTTAACGACGATGAAATCCTTGGTCCTTTTGGCGAACTGCACTGCGTCACTGCTTTACCCCCCCAGCCACACTTTATCAGCGAAGATGACGAACTGCGCGCCATGCAACGTCAGCGCTATCTGCAAGTGGTACGCTCCACAATGGTTCTCTCCCTGACCGAACTGATTTCCCGCATCAGTATGAAACAAGCCTTTAAAAAGTAA